The window gcatttagttgtcatgtctccttaaGTGCCTCCAGTCTGTAACATTTCCTCAGTCTGTCCTTGCCTTTGGTTAGTCTTTTGTAGAATAACCCTTattttgggtttgtctgatgttttctcatgGATAGAAGGAGGTTCTGCATCTTTGACAAGAATACCGCTGTGACATTGTGATGTTATGCCCTTCTCAGAGCATCATGTCCAGGGTAGGTGATTTCACATGTCTTACTAATGGTGAGGTTGAACTTGATCACTTGAGTAAGGAGGTCTCTGCTGGATTTTTCCCTATAGAGTTACCATCATCTTTATTGTAGTTAATAAATATCTTGGAGATACTTTGAAACTATGCAGATATCCTGCTTCTCTTTATCCACTAAATTTTTTTATCCACTAATATTTGCATCCCACAGAGAATCTTGTCTATAACAAGTTTTACTGTGATGTTTACCTaagaatgaatttattttattttgtttattttattttatttttaggtgagaggagaggagtagtgagtcagactcctgcatgcatcccaaccgggatctacccagcaaccccgtctggggctgatgctgaagtactaagctatttttagcacctgaggcttccgcacttgaactaattgagctatcctcagcacatgggGTTACACttaaaccaattgaaccactagctgtgggaaaggaagagagagagaaggggaagagggagggaagcagatggttgcttcttctgtgtgccctgaccaagaattgaacccaggaactccatatgctgggccaacgctctattcacttaACCACTGGCCAAAACCTAAGAgtgaatttcttatttttttctttcctcctacaTTTATTAATCAGAAAAAATTCTTGAAGAAAGAGCTGCATAGACTAGATTTGGATTTGGATGCAGAATTTCATGTActtctaattattattttctgatcttttcatttttcagatgattAGTTTAATGatgtacatatttaaaatgtctttattgttcttatctaaatatttacattttattaatgtttatgtAAGGGCATTGCCATCATATGAGTTTaccactacattttctttattatagaCAAAGTGactctcacttttaaaaatgaaaaatcaatgacTTATTAAAAAACACagctttaaaaagcttttttaattaagaaaaactgaCATTAAAAGGGGCATAGCctacatataatcttttaaaatcgCTAGCACTTTGTTTAGCTTCTGAATGTCGAGtagtaaaaataatacttttgatGCCTAGCCACAGATGGATTATGGAGCACCCGTAAGTTCTTTATGAGGAGAACTTTGATTTGAGCATTTCTTGACTTTAGCATGTTTACACGGTTAACCGTAGCTGGATTACAGAACACAATGTATTTAGCATGAGCTTGGCAATGTTCATTGACTGAGTTATTGGGCAGTGTTTGCCCACAGTTAACAAAAGCACTGAATTGCAGCTGATTCATTTCTGAGTCAGTGAAAAACTCACTTGCCAAGAATGgtatctttagttttttgtttgtttgtttgttgttgtttttttgtatttttccgaagctggaaatggggagagacagtcagacagactcccgcatgcgcccgaccgggatccacccggcacgcctaccaggggcgacgctctgcccactagggggcgatgctctgcccctctggggcgtcgctctgccgcgaccagagccactctagcgcctggggcagaggccaaggagccatccccagtgcccgggccatctttgctccaatggagccttggctgcgggaggggaagagagagatagagaggaaggagagggggaggtgtggagaagcaaatgggcgcttctcctgtgtgccctggccgggaatcgaacccgggaccccttgcacgccaggccgacactctaccactgagccaaccggccagggcttctttagttttattttttaaattgtaaataaaaattgtaaaaaagcaTTATTTAGACCAGAGGTTGACAaacctttttctgtaaagggtcagaaaagaaagaattttggaTTTGTAGTCCATTCAGCCTCTGTCACAGCTACTCAGCTCTGCTGTTAAAGTGTGAAAACGGCCATAGACAGTAGGCAAGTGAGTGGGCAGGACTGTGTtccgataaaactttatttataagaaCAGGTGGTGGGCCGGGTGGAGTGgtaaactcaaaatatatagTAGCATTTATCCCTCTCCTTGATTTTTCTCTCCAGGAAGAAGACTggtctttgaaaatatgtatttggGAGATAGTCACCTGCTGTTGAATACCTTGTGCTGTTGCTGCCATAGGAAAATCTGGTTACACTCCGGGGAGGCCTGCTGCCACCGCAGGAGCGAACCACCTCGGCCCTGAGATGAGCGTCCGGCCTGAGCGGGCGCACCATGAATAGATACACAACAATCAAGCAGCTTGGGGATGGGACCTACGGTTCCGTCCTGCTGGGGAGAAGCGTTGAGTCTGGGGAACTGATTGCTATTAAAAAGTAAGTTGTATCTTCCAGTCGCATGAATTCATCCTCAACGGTACATTGTCAGCACTGTTTTAACTCTGCCCTCTCCGTTCCTCACTTCTGAAAACCGTCCGGTGGAGGGTGCGTGGGGAGCCTGGAGAAGAATCTTAGACATTG is drawn from Saccopteryx leptura isolate mSacLep1 chromosome 1, mSacLep1_pri_phased_curated, whole genome shotgun sequence and contains these coding sequences:
- the LOC136387518 gene encoding uncharacterized homolog isoform X2, which encodes MPFSEHHVQGRRLVFENMYLGDSHLLLNTLCCCCHRKIWLHSGEACCHRRSEPPRP
- the LOC136387518 gene encoding uncharacterized homolog isoform X1 encodes the protein MVASSVCPDQELNPGTPYAGPTLYSLNHWPKPKRRRLVFENMYLGDSHLLLNTLCCCCHRKIWLHSGEACCHRRSEPPRP